Genomic DNA from Clostridia bacterium:
CCGCGATCCACCACATGCCGGAGGCTGTCGGCAAGTACGCCGTAGGCATCGTGCAGATCGCGGGCCGTGGCGCGCACTACGCGCATCATGCCGGCGCCCGTGGGCGCCTGGCCGGCTAACTGCCCGTCCGTACCGTAGGGCTTGAGCAGACTGAGGTGGAAGGTCCGGCCCGAACCGGCATGGCCGAGGACCACAAATCCGCAGTCTACCGCCATACTCGTGATGCTACAACAACTCTGCGCTTTGTCTTGCCGTCTGACTCCATAGGTTGTCTTGTGCGGTTGTGCGCGCCCACCTGCATTGGTCATGATCTCGAGCTCGATCATGAATACACGGTCGCTGCAGCCGGCATCGCCGCAGCCGCAATCGCCGAGGTTACCGGCCGTGGCAGCCGGCGGGATCTCAGCGTCCCATATGCGCAGGCGTCCGCCCGGAGTCAGAACCCTGAAGATCTCCGCCAGCACACGCGGGCGGATCTGGACCGGCATGTACATAAGCCCGAAGAAGCAAGTCGCTTCCGCGAATGAGCAATCTAGGAAGGACATATCCGCCGCGTCCATCACCAGCTTGAGTGCCTCGTTCGACACTTCTTCCAGCTCAGACCGCAAGATGTC
This window encodes:
- a CDS encoding GNAT family N-acetyltransferase, giving the protein MIKDVVDLSQLTAAGLVLDVAGGGEGMIGRLLGRQVISIDILRSELEEVSNEALKLVMDAADMSFLDCSFAEATCFFGLMYMPVQIRPRVLAEIFRVLTPGGRLRIWDAEIPPAATAGNLGDCGCGDAGCSDRVFMIELEIMTNAGGRAQPHKTTYGVRRQDKAQSCCSITSMAVDCGFVVLGHAGSGRTFHLSLLKPYGTDGQLAGQAPTGAGMMRVVRATARDLHDAYGVLADSLRHVVDRGRSVPEWLFTSEGVQNVADKIRDCDYFIGYVDDSPAGVLWIKWADTGCWGDAGSDGAAGYTHGLGVSRQWAGAGIGRALLEWSYSYIASRGRSMVRLECDAQSSEVCDYYESLGFVDRGLVSPANQLRRYERRALSGSREPCA